A stretch of DNA from Tigriopus californicus strain San Diego chromosome 11, Tcal_SD_v2.1, whole genome shotgun sequence:
ggtttgcaaaagctcgagcaggtccaaagatgttttactaggaacattgaagatatgagagagctctcgtattgggagaggttagaaaggttgggattgtacagtactcagagaaggtacgaaaggtatctgatattgtacgttttcaaaagcattcatgagctttgtcccaacccaggatttagggtcaattgtagtgaccgtagaggcttaatgtgcgttttgagagcaccttcaagccctcgagaatccaggctagttaaaacaatgaagtccaactctcttctttctcgggctccttcattgttcaatttgctgccctcaaatattcgtagggtttatgtaggggttgatccagtagcaagatttaagtcagacttggacaagtttttgactaaaattccggatcaaccttatattcaaggattagccagatcagccaactccaattcgttggtcgatcaaataatatatgtaaataaaagtcaagtaaaatgaataatcttctcgtcttgaactgctaggattccaatcccggtagcggtaaggaagtccgcaaaaaaaaataatattcatgtgatgttcctagtgaaacgTGTTTGGCATCGGTCAAATATGTGTCATTTGTTGTCCATTTCTGTCCCTGCACTaaacttttggaaaaatatcagaatactgtttgccCCAACAACCCCTGGGAAACTGAattaaatggcaaaaatgccCGCTACAGGTTGGCTGTaattactgatgggaaaagggcaagtagcatGTCATCACAGACACCTAAGgtctacagggtgtaaagaaattaagggcctcatAAGATCTTTCTGACAAGGTTTCTTCTCGCTCAAAATTTTTTTGGGCATCAAAACTTAGGCTTTCgttaagaggaactgttgaaAACATAATGCCATATCACAAATGATCTAACTTGAGACTAAAGGCGGTTGGCAAGGCGCCCAATGTTGGCCACcaaaaacaatgtttgaaaattcaactgaGCGCAATCTTGGGGTCAGAACCAACGCTAAAGGCCGAAGGAAGTGCGCgagccttttggtgtccatgCTCGAACCATTGGTTAACggaaaacttcattcaagaaatgcaaaatccTTCAAAACAGACCTGACCGAGGGCGGAAATCTGGGATTTTAAGAGTCAGTCTTAAGAGGCTAATCATTAGAGGGTCACCAATCTACTTCAGACTAAAATATGATCTTTCATGGGATGATGATAGGGTTTGTAATAGTACCTTCTAATGAAACGGTGTGACTCAATATGATCCAGCAATTCTTTGAGGGCGGAGggaggattttcagaaggcacgAAGGGAGGCCCTTattttctttacaccctgtacgtatttacaagcaaagcttggcaaGTACGAGAACTTGAGAAAGCTTAACAGATTCGTTGCTAAACTAGGGGGCCCATTAGCTCAAGAAAACCACAAAATggggattttttgttcatagttagtcagattgccagaaacaaaccaagcattgaagcaaagccacgttgcagcGTCATTGTTGATGCACATTACTGCACAGTCGctcctttcaattttgttgcactttcaagattcgttgctaaacaagggtaATCAATAGAATTTGTTATGTGCTCTGCTATTGTCCAAATCCTTTTTGTTGTGTGTGTGCACACATGTTATGTGGGTTATGcccctaaaaagcatgtttttttcattattctaccgctctttctttgtgtatatttgtaagatatTGTAAGATAAAGAagtatataaaaaaaaaaaacaagaaaaacgaATGTTTCATGGGAATAACTCGAGTTACCaaaagcgagatttcacgaaacgTCTTTGACCCTTGCCACCCAGCGTCAGTTGCCGTGAAAACATGTAAAGCTGTAAAGCTCCTCTTGAGCTAAGATATTCTAGttacttggttttctatggtcttcctcaaaatgctcaatatcAGGGATGCCGCACTACATTTTTTCTGGAATTTCCCTCACTTAACATGCCCTATGGTTGATATTCTCCATCTCATATCAATTCACCTATTTCGTTTGTCAAAAGTCGCTCATTTTGGCGAATGCNNNNNNNNNNNNNNNNNNNNNNNNNNNNNNNNNNNNCTTTTGTCCAAATGTCGCTCATTTTGGCGAATGCCATAATTTTTACTTGTTGGTTGTGGGATCAGGCCTGGTCCCTGAGGCGGGAAAGGGGCATGTCTGAATGGTGGCGTGTTGAGCTGTAAGTGTGTAAAAACAAGGCGTGTTGGAACAAGGAAACGTTTGGATAGAGGCCTGTCGTGATAGGCTTGTGTCCGGATGAGGCGTGCCTCGATGGGGGTTTGTCAGAGGCCATTTATAGGCGAAAccaaattttttttattgaaaaatatatgaCATTAGAATTGTTTTTGCCATAGAACGGATAATATACAGTCTATATAACGTCTAACGGTCGAAAATTGGTCTTCACATATTTTTTGGGAGTGAAAATGTGTTCTTGGAGGTGAAAGGTTGCGCCTTTCATCGTCGCATTCTTCTACTATAGAGCTCTAGTTTTGATGTTCTTTCAACCTGCAAACTGTGAACTATACTATTTGGCACTTTGGCAAGAGAAATACATAACATTTGGTGACATTTTGAGATAATAAGAACATACTCTTTTACTCATGATGACTCAACATGTTCTCGATTGACTCTGACTTTGAGTTCGCCTGTTTTACATGGTCAGAGCAACACTGCTGAAAAAGTGTTGATTTGCTGACGTTTGTTTTCACCCAAGTCCGAGGAGCACTTTATCAGACACACCCTGACACACCCACGTTCAGTTGAAACGCCCGTTTCCAGTCGCGTGATCGGCCAGTGTCCGTCCTGGGTTGATTGATAGGCACCTACTCTCAGCTTCCGCGACCAACGTTCATAGCAACGGGTAATGACCGGCTCGGCCGTGGCCTCAATGGCCTTTGCCCGCTTGCCCGCTCATCTGCGCCCGCTCCATTACAATGTGCGACTAAAGCCGGATTTGGTGGCCTTGACCTTCCAAGGCTGGATGAACGTGGAAGTGGAGGTGCTTCGAGAGACCTCCGAGATCGTGTGCAATGCGGCCGAATTGACCGTCCAACGACTGACGGCCGAATCCACGGCTCAACCCGATTGGCCGGCCCAGTCTTTTGGCCCGGAGGGCGTGCAACTCGATGAATTCGCCGAAACGCTGCGCGTCCAATTGGCGCGGCCTTTACCCGTAGGGCTGGCCCGCATCCATTGCGTGTATCAAGGGGTGCTCAATGACCGAATGCGCGGCTTTTACCGCAGTCGCTACACCACGCCCGACGGCCAGACCCGCTTTGCCGCAGCCACTCAGTTCGAGTCCACTGAAGCTCGCCGGTGCTTCCCGTGTTGGGATGAGCCGGCCCTGAAAAGCTCGTTCAGCTTATCGGTCATTGCCCCGCGAGATCGGACCGTGCACTCCAACATGCCCGAAGCGCCCGACCTGACCGATCCCGTGTTGGACACGGCGGCGGCGGATCAGGTCGGACCCAATGACCGACTGGTCTTGTTCGGGCCCTCACCCATCATGAGCACTTACCTGCTCGCTTTGGTGGTGGGCGAATTTGAGTCGGTGGATGGACACACCCAAGACGACATCCTGGTGCGTTCGTTCACGCCCATCGGGAAAGTTGAGCAGGGTCGATTTGCCATGGAGACCAGTGTTCGAGCGCTGGAATTCTACACCCAGTTCTTTGACGTGCCGTATCCGTTGCCTAAGTATGATTGCATCGCCTTGGCCGATTTCGAGTGCGGCGCCATGGAGAATTGGGGTTTGGTCACGTACCGCGAGAGTTGCATCTTGGTGGACGCACAGAACACATCCACTGCCAGCAAGCAGTTCATTGCTATCGTGGTGTGTCACGAGATGGCCCATCAATGGTTTGGCAATCTCGTCACCATGGAGTGGTGGACCCACCTCTGGCTGAACGAAGGCTTTGCCTCGTTCATGGAGAACACTTGCACCCACGCGCTTTTCCCTCACTTTGACATCTGGACCCAATTCGTGGGGGATACGTTGCTCGAGGCCCTTCGGCTGGACGCCTTGGCTAGTTCTCATCCGATTGAAGTGGAGGTCGGTCATCCGGCCGAAGTCGATGAGATCTTCGACTCGATTTCCTACAATAAGGTAACttaaccaaccaatcaaccagtGATATCTTGTGATACACTGACTTTTGTCTGCCCGATAGCCGTCTGCGGGCACTTGCATTTGGCATTTGACCTGTCCTGATGTTTGTCTCTTTGCCACCATTTAGGGCGCCTCGGTCATTCGCATGTTACACCacttcattggaaatgaggcTTTTCGAAAGAGTCTGCACAACTACATCAAGAAGTTCTCATACCGAAATGCCAGAACTGAAGACTTGTGGGAATGTTTGGCCGAGGGAAGTCAGAAGCCCGTGGGTCAGATCATGTCCACCTGGACGAGCCAAATGGGTTTCCCGGTGATAGTAGTGCGGCGGATTGTGAGCCAGGGTGACACCACCACGTTGACCTTGTCCCAAGAGAAGTTCAATGCTGACGGCTCTCAGTCTGAGGGATATAAGTGGCTTGTGCCCATTGATATTTTAACCTCCACGGGCACGACCCAGTCGGTTCTTTTGGAGCAACTCGAAATGGAAGTTACGTTGGAAAACACACCGGAAGATGCTTGGGTCAAACTCAATCCGGAGTACATGGGCTATTATCGTGTTCAATATCCCGAGAACTATATGGTCAAGTTCAGCCCAGACATCGCTTCCAAGAAGCTCTCTGAATTGAACCGATTAGCTCTATTGGATGACTTGATGGCTTTTGTTCAAGCCGGCCGGGTCAAGACGTCCTTGATCCTGGAAATGATTCGAAATATCAAGAACGAGGATAGTTACGTCGTCTGGCGCTCGGTGGGCGAGTGCTTCGGCAAACTCTCCGTCCTTTTGGCTGACGAAGCATGTCGTCCGGATTTCAAGAAGTTTGTCATCGATACCATGGAAGATGTAGTGGAGAAAGTCGGATGGGGTCCAAAAGCCGAAGAACATCACACTCAAGGATTGTTGAGAAGCATGGTCATATCCAGACTGGGTCAATATGGACACGATAATACTGTTCAAGAGAGCCAACGACAATTCCAGGCTCATGTGGAGAAATTGGGAGAAATTTTGGCTGATTTACGGGCGCCCGTCTATCGCACGGTCATGGCTCACGGCGGGGAAGATACTTACCAACAAATGCTTGCCCTGTATAGAGACACTGATCTCCATGAGGAGAAGGACCGCATATCGAGAGCCATGGGGGCCAGTCAAGATATCGAGGTGTTGAAAAAAGTCTTGGAGTTTGCCATCAGCGACGAAGTCCGATCTCAAGATTCCCCCTTTATTATCGGCTCGGTGGCATCCAACGTGAAAGGACGAGAATTGGCCTGGACCTTCTTCAAGGACCACTTTGACCTCTTCTATGGTCGATATAAGGGTGGCTCGCTAATGGCCCGACTGATCAAGTCCACCGCTGACGCTTTCAAGACCGACGAAAAAGCTGAGGAGGTCACCAAGTTCTTTGAATCCAAGGGCAATCCCGCCGAAAGATCAGTGAAGCAAAGCATTGAATCCATCCGATTGAATGCAGCCTGGTGGAAACGCGATGGAAAAGACATTCAAGGTTTCTTCAATTCCATGTaattataatttttttctttttagacGCTATTGGATATGCTCTGTCATTGTCTTTTTGTAGTGATAGACTTGTGGAAAAACCTGTTTGATTCTCAACTGCTTTGTACCAAGACCAATTGAAACCAGTTCCTTATCGTTATTCTTGATCTGGGGAATGACAAGCGTTTGCTTCAACAGACTTATTTTGTGATTGAAATTGCATCCTCAGATGCGTTGACATGTTTGAGACTTACTTGTCGTCTCTTTTGAGGAAAAGAACTAAAACATCATTCGGACTGCTTAGTGGGcaaatttgacatgttttagTTCATGCtatgtcaattttcaatggcatagCAGAATAAGAAATGGAAGCATGGTGATTGGGATGATTTTCCATGACCAAAGCTTGGACCTACCTTTCAATCAATAAAACCACTTGTcaatcatttgtcaaataGATTTGGAGATAATTTGGCCAAATAAGTTAGATTGAACCTTAagtagagacggccaaaatatgcattaaaaaACCTCAGTTTTATATTATTTAACATCcataaaaaatggtcaaaatatgcacttaaatatgctttttaaCCTAATATATGCGCTTCAGTTTGCatacaaaatccaaaaaaactaAGATCAAGAGGCAAGAACTTGCAAAATTGTGCCCAGCCATGGACTTCAAGacatgtggactgcgaacggaagcaaaactGTCTTATCTCCAAATCCGtacactttattccaaataagcacttcatacgactacacgatcttgttgaatagatgaatttGACCAGGTTTGAGCACAAAAattatgcttagggaactcatgAGATAAGCCCCAAGTTATTGACAAACGctacaaaaaaattaaaaaaccatcttcacttttttcatgtgcactgatCAATTTTGGTCATAATCACGGTGacatcactttctagtcaactactTTAATGCTTAtaccattttgacatttttgcgTTGTTAAAATAAGTAACAATGACTTTGGTGATCCCTTAAGTGTCAGGAGAAATGTACAAAATTATGTTTGTTAGGCATTATGTTTTTTTCCGTATTTTACGCCTGCTCTGGATCAGctaaataagcttttgacaacataactttgaaacaaaatacttTAAGCAAAAAATTATAAAAGTGACCTgattttaattgaagagatcctGTTTCCAAATTATTCAACTTATTCGAAAAGTTGATCAAAGGTTACTTTGACTAGACTTTTAACGTGGGCTATGTTCATAGTTCATATTTCTAGGGATTCGTGGCTAATCACAACCACAAACAGAAAATTAATCTGATGCTAGAACATGTCACTaccttttggaaaaaatggacaatgtGATTGACGGGTTCGCTGGCCAAGGGTGTTCCCCCTTCAACCCCAAGACTcaccaagaaaagaaaatgattgaaaaattaatcCCAGAGCCAAGATTGGGGTTGAGCGATGAACAGAAGTAGGCAAAGTTGCCAAATTAGACNNNNNNNNNNNNNNNNNNNNNNNNNNNNNNNNNNNNatttttttctttttggacgCTATTGGATATGCTCTGTCATTGTCTTTTTGTAGTGATAGACTTGTGGAAAAACGTGTTTGATTCTCAACTGCTTTGTACCAAGACCAATTGAAACCAGTTCCTTATCGTTATTCTTGATCTATCGAATGACCAGCGTTTGCTTCAACAGCCtatttttttgtgattgaaaTTGCATCCTCAGATGCGTTAACATGTTTGAGACTTTCTATGACCAAAGCTTGGACCTacatttcaatcaataaaaCTTGAACTTATCATTTGTCAAGATTTGGAGATAATTTGGCCAAATAAGCTAGATTGAACCTTAagtagagacggccaaaatatgcatgaaaaacCTCAGTTTTATTTTGTTAAACATCCataaaaattggtcaaaatatgcacttaaatatgctttttaaCCTAATATATGCACTTCAGTTTGCatacaaaatccaaaaaactAAGATCAAGGTGCAAGCACTTGCAAAGTTATGCCTAGCCATGGACTTCAAGacatgtggactgcgaacggaagcaaaactGTCTTATCTCCAAATNNNNNNNNNNNNNNNNNNNNNNNNNNNNNNNNNNNNAAGTGACCTgattttaattgaagagatcctGTTTCCAAATTATTCAACTTATTCGAAAAGTTGATCAAAGGTTACTTTGACTAGACTTTTAACGTGGGCTATGTTCATAGTTCATATTTCTAGGGAttcatccgccttggccgtacagcagaaaTCTTTGTCGTCTACAGGGGTAGCAAGACTCGCTGTGCCCAGCCATGGACTTCAAGacatgtggactgcgaacggaagcaaaactGTCTTATCTCCAAATCCGtacactttattccaaatcaGGACTTAATACGACTACacgatcttgttgaatagatgaatttGACCAGGTTTGAGCACAAAAattatgcttagggaactcatgAGATAAGCCCCAAGTTATTGACAAACGctacaaaaaaattaaaaaaccatcttcacttttttcatgtgcactgatCAATTTTGGTCATAATCACGGTGacatcactttctagtcaactactTTAATGCTTAtaccattttgacatttttgcgTTGTTAAAATAAGTAACAATGACTTTGGTGATCCCTTAAGTGTCAGGAGAAATGTACAAAATTATGTTTGTTAGGCATTATGTTTTTTTCCGTATTTTACGCCTGCTCTGGATCAGctaaataagcttttgacaacataactttgaaacaaaatacttTAAGCAAAAAATTATAAAAGTGACCTgattttaattgaagagatcctGTTTCCAAATTATTCAACTTATTCGAAAAGTTGATCAAAGGTTACTTTGACTAGACTTTTAACGTGGGCTATGTTCATAGTTCATATTTCTAGGGATTCGTGGCTAATCACAACCACAAACAGAAAATTAATCTGATGCTAGAACATGTCACTaccttttggaaaaaatggacaatgtGATTGACGGGTTCGCTGGCCAAGGGTGTTCCCCCTTCAACCCCAAGACTcaccaagaaaagaaaatgattgaaaaattaatcCCAGAGCCAAGATTGGGGTTGAGCGATGAACAGAAGTAGGCAAAGTTGCCAAATTAGACAAATTATTTGATTGTATAGAGTGCGCAAGCTAAACGCAGTATCCTATTAGCCGATCTATGGCGGGTTAGAATTTCATTTCACAGAGGCTCAAATTTtatatgaccaagagcaagccaattTGGTGGTAAGCTCGTTCACAGtacatatttctagaagtggctccaaaataatggaaagttcgcTGAGCAAATTCAGTcgaaggtgggtaaagcttttcaaatgagtggaggaggaggagggggattTATTTCAATAACCCTAATTGGCTGTTTGGATTCAAATATCAGTACAATTTAGAATCCGTCAATTTGGAAAGTTTCTGACAAATatctttgatgtttttttgcacaCGTCTTTAGTCTCTGATTGTTTAAGTTCCAGTGGTGCAGTATTCCACAGTCTGGTCTGGTCGCCTTATACCAGAACCATGTCTTCCTCCCAAACGtgggttggatatatcgcacgtttaagtccagagacagcatcacgatgctaactctatacaagtcgattgttcagccacatcttgaatatggtTCAcacatttgggctccaatgatttcagtaggtttgcaaaaggtcgaacaagttcTAAGGTGTTTCActaagaacatcacaggaagagagagctctcgtattgggagagactaaactagttgggactgtacagtgcttacagaaggtacaaaaggtatctgatactgtacgtcttcaaaggcatccatgaactttgtccccacccaggttttagggtctaTTATggtgaccgcagaggctttacgtgcgctttgagagccccttcaaaccctcgagaatccaggctagttcgaacaatgaagtccacatctcttctttctcgggctccttcattgttcaattggctTCCCTCTAAcgttcgtagggaatacgtaggccttgttgatccggtagcttCTTCCAAGTCAGACGTTCACCTTAACTGTGAACGCTGTGAACGTATGATTTCATCAGAGTCTCCATATCTTACATTTGTGCGCCAATCTCACGTCTTATGTAGATATGGGCGAAGAAAGTGCTTTGCGCTTTACGCGTTATCCTGAAAATGTTTGCTCTTTCAACAAGTCCACCAGTAAGACATGATTCAGCGTACTTAGTCCTTCTAAAAGATAAGAATAGGTGAAAACCccatcaaatttcaatctttttgtaaGAGAATACTTCCGCTCGTAATCACTTTTACAAAGCAAAGGGTACATGTAtacaaggacactaaagcactctctttagagtccccGATGCACATGACCTGTGCCGAAGTGCCTTAAAGTTGAGTAGTTAGTGTGTCCGAAAATAATGTTTAAGATCAGTTCAAAACTAAGACTTTAATGAAGTTTACGTGAAGTTTAAacacacattttgataaaaaaatgaaggccacAGCGCTGTGGGATTGATCGAAAGGTAATACGTAATTTTTGAAGCCCTCTTTCTTGCGTTTTCGGCACTCTTATGCAGTTTTTTCTTCCATCCATGTGGAGGCACTGGCTTTCTACCAAGCAACCACCGGGGCAGCAGACCAAACAAgaacaacatcaacatctACGGGTTTGGAAAGACTTCATCCCCTGACTCACCGTACGCCTTCTAAAAGACCTGACAGGGCTGGCAAGGTCTAGGCatccttctttttcaaacgTAAATTATTGCCCACGGTCAACTCTCCGTTTGTCAAGGTATTCCAGTGCGTTCATATGACATCCAAGGTATCAAGAGGTAAAGAGAGTTGATAGATAGCTTGGCTAATAAATAACCCAGGTAGGTATTGAACAGGGCTGTAGGAACGAAATTAGGAGCAACCAAAGTCGTTCctattttcgaaaaaggaactgtaatcccattacatttcaaaagggTGGAATTGTTACGATcacaaaaagccaaaatagGTATTCTCGATAGCCGTGGCTTGTTTCGGCCTCCAAAGTTGGGctttatttcttcatttttctctaTGACAACCAAGTATAACTAAATAACCTGTACAAGGTGCTTCAATAATATTTTAATTCCCGCCTTCGGCATGAGGGCTACTAAAGCTCATCTCGTTTGGGGAGTAGCTTTAGAAGATTCCGGGAGAGAAGTAAACCATACGGTTGCCATCACAAACGAGAATTATCTTAACTTCAACGTCtctgacaaatatttttcagcCACATCCGCATTTATAGACCACGATAACCCTGATGGAAATTTATTACAGTGGCCAAGAACCTGAAGATATTGCATATTCCACTAATGACAAACCAGGGATGAAAACGTGCAAATGagagtaaaatgaaagaacatAGCTTTGAAGACCCATGACGTTCACCTTCATCCTTGTAAAGCTAGTGCTTTACAAAACCTAAAAGCCTCTTAAATAACCCATTGGCATACTTTGTGTTGGGTTAAATTTAAGAGTTTTGCGTCGTGAGTGACTAGATAATTGAACGTTAAGAATTTGtaatttattattattattttagcAATAAGTTTAGTGTGACTTTTGGACATCTACTTGATCACAAAAGTAATGGTATTGACGAAGATGCTCTTCACAATTTGGGAAAATACATTGGGTTGATAGGTCTTTGTAAAATTCCTTGCAATTGCAAACTAGGTGGTGGTCAGAGACTaatatttcatgcaaatgaGCCATCCTTCGTTAAAATTTGAGCGGAATACTCGTCAGACATCTCATTCTCCAAAAAATGTGACGGAATGGTTGGAATCAAGTTTGGTTTGGGTGTTGGCAGCAAGtcgaaaatgaatggaaatcaTCAGTCCTACAGATCCTGGTTAGAACTGCAtaacaaattgattttatctttttatggTATAATCCAGGGCTTTCAAACTTATCTTTGGTGAAGCTAATGCTCACATGTACATTTGTACCTAAACATTCTGgtaaagagaaaagagaagcATTGCATTAAATCAGATTGTGCAAATTTTCTTTGCTCCCAAAAACctaattttgtaaaaaatgtgGGAAAAGGTCTATTTATTATGTCCTATATATTttcaatagggcatgtcaagtgaaggaaatttaaggaaaaatatgatccggcaccctgatttccggcattttggggagagaaaACAAAGATAAACATTAaagtcaactcgcaccatccgcccattgaattttcaataatctagtgactttgagtgagttgtatttcaaaatgaacatgtttgatgcaattcggtgaacgcactatcaaattggctgaaTGCCCTAAtactatttgcttagacaagcaggtaaattGAAACATCTGTCAAAagtcaatgcatgcacaatgcggtttggctgggcatattgtctttgattttactccatggaataacgtcagttctttatgaacgcgttcacttgacaagctcTATATGTCCTTCATGAGACgaaatccaaaaca
This window harbors:
- the LOC131890334 gene encoding puromycin-sensitive aminopeptidase-like, translated to MTGSAVASMAFARLPAHLRPLHYNVRLKPDLVALTFQGWMNVEVEVLRETSEIVCNAAELTVQRLTAESTAQPDWPAQSFGPEGVQLDEFAETLRVQLARPLPVGLARIHCVYQGVLNDRMRGFYRSRYTTPDGQTRFAAATQFESTEARRCFPCWDEPALKSSFSLSVIAPRDRTVHSNMPEAPDLTDPVLDTAAADQVGPNDRLVLFGPSPIMSTYLLALVVGEFESVDGHTQDDILVRSFTPIGKVEQGRFAMETSVRALEFYTQFFDVPYPLPKYDCIALADFECGAMENWGLVTYRESCILVDAQNTSTASKQFIAIVVCHEMAHQWFGNLVTMEWWTHLWLNEGFASFMENTCTHALFPHFDIWTQFVGDTLLEALRLDALASSHPIEVEVGHPAEVDEIFDSISYNKGASVIRMLHHFIGNEAFRKSLHNYIKKFSYRNARTEDLWECLAEGSQKPVGQIMSTWTSQMGFPVIVVRRIVSQGDTTTLTLSQEKFNADGSQSEGYKWLVPIDILTSTGTTQSVLLEQLEMEVTLENTPEDAWVKLNPEYMGYYRVQYPENYMVKFSPDIASKKLSELNRLALLDDLMAFVQAGRVKTSLILEMIRNIKNEDSYVVWRSVGECFGKLSVLLADEACRPDFKKFVIDTMEDVVEKVGWGPKAEEHHTQGLLRSMVISRLGQYGHDNTVQESQRQFQAHVEKLGEILADLRAPVYRTVMAHGGEDTYQQMLALYRDTDLHEEKDRISRAMGASQDIEVLKKVLEFAISDEVRSQDSPFIIGSVASNVKGRELAWTFFKDHFDLFYGRYKGGSLMARLIKSTADAFKTDEKAEEVTKFFESKGNPAERSVKQSIESIRLNAAWWKRDGKDIQGFFNSM